The following proteins are co-located in the Legionella busanensis genome:
- a CDS encoding ABC transporter ATP-binding protein produces MMDKPLIQIKELVKNYSLGGVTSQVLKKVSLSVDSGELLAIVGASGSGKSTLMNIIGLLDKGDNGSYLLNQRNVAALNQDELAALRNLQIGFVFQQFNLLSRFTAKQNVALPLIYRKNMSASEIDERVMQALARVGMETFAERRPTQLSGGQQQRVAIARALVGEPQVILADEPTGALDSKTGTEVLNLFLTLHAEGRTIIMVTHDNHVAAQCKRRITIVDGQIVAESES; encoded by the coding sequence ATGATGGATAAGCCACTTATACAGATTAAAGAATTAGTTAAAAATTATTCTCTAGGAGGAGTCACAAGTCAGGTATTAAAGAAGGTTTCTTTATCTGTTGACTCTGGTGAGTTATTAGCTATCGTTGGTGCCTCAGGTTCAGGTAAATCTACCTTAATGAATATTATCGGTTTACTTGATAAAGGCGATAATGGTTCCTATCTGCTTAACCAGCGTAATGTTGCAGCACTTAATCAAGATGAGTTAGCGGCGCTGCGTAATTTACAAATTGGTTTCGTGTTTCAACAATTTAATCTATTGTCGCGGTTTACAGCGAAGCAAAATGTAGCATTACCTCTTATTTATAGAAAAAATATGAGCGCCTCAGAGATAGATGAACGAGTCATGCAGGCTTTAGCGCGTGTTGGTATGGAAACATTTGCTGAGCGTCGTCCTACGCAATTATCAGGCGGGCAGCAACAGCGAGTAGCTATTGCTCGTGCTTTAGTCGGTGAGCCTCAAGTTATTCTCGCAGATGAACCAACAGGTGCTCTTGATTCGAAAACAGGAACTGAAGTTTTAAATTTATTTCTAACTTTGCACGCTGAAGGTCGAACCATTATCATGGTAACGCATGATAACCACGTTGCTGCTCAATGTAAGCGTCGTATTACCATCGTAGATGGCCAAATTGTTGCTGAGAGTGAATCATGA